Genomic window (Vigna unguiculata cultivar IT97K-499-35 chromosome 10, ASM411807v1, whole genome shotgun sequence):
ACATGCATTACACTAAAAAAGAAACCAGtttcaaaatcatatatataaataatgttctTACACTATTCTCTTCCAGTACATCTTGTACATCTTCCTGAAACCATAATCGACTCCTTTTCCCCGGTTCCTTTGGGTGCAATTCACGAATAAATTCTCTTCCCATGTCTCGTAACAAAGGATGCATTTCAAGTTTGTTGTTCCTTTCAACTTTTATGAGGCCACGTTCTATGAGAACTGTTATTCCAAAATCAGCATCTAGTTCACAGGCATTTAATATCTCTGTGACGTAGTATCTTTCTTTGCCAATAAAGAAACAACATACATCAAGAAATATATCCTTTTTTGTATCATTATTAAACCGTCAAAACTTATTTTCAATGCCGTTTGAACTTGATCCGCAGGAATTCTTTGTAGTTTCCACAATACACTTTTCCACACTTTTATTGTCCTATCACATAAATAGGAACCATGGAACTGAAGAGCTAGTGGCAGTCCTTCACAATAAGCAACAGTGTTTCTTGCAAGATCACTCCATTCTTCTCTTGGTTTTGCTTCTCTAAAAGCATGCCAACTGAAAAGCTCAAATGAATCATCTTCGTTCAGAAGATgcattttataaacataatcaacTTTCAGTAGGTTCAGCAAATGAATATCTCTGgttgtgatgatcatcacagTTCCTCGACCGAACCATTCACGATTCAGGCATAGGTTTTCTAATTGCCCAAACTCATTCACATCATCAACCACAATGAGCAACTTTTTTCGAGAAAGTCTATTCTGGATCATAGTTCTTCCCATCCCAACGCTTTCCACCTCCAACTTGGATTTTAGGACATCATAAAGAAGATTTTCTTGCAAATCAACATTAAGGATCTAATAGTGAAGGAGGATACCGAAATGATCTGTATACAAGAAACAAAGTTGAATACTTTAAGTAATCAGAAATGTTATAGATTATGGGGAGACAATAATATAGATTGGATACACAAGGAAGCTGAAGGTGGGGCTGGGGGTATTTTGACTATGTGgcacaaaaatatatttgtatatgaGAGACACATCATCAGTAAGTCAACATAAAGGAAAAGAATGTTCCAATTATAGTAGTAAATGTTTACTCGTCGTgtcatttaaaagaaaagttagGAATGTGGGATGAAATAGTCACAATTAGACATTTAGAGGTCTGTAAGACATGGTGTATATTGGGGAACTTTAATGCAGTTAGAAAAAAGGAGGAAAGAAGAGGAGTAAACATTGATGGTAGCAATAAAAAGgagatttcaaaatttaataaatttattgaaaaaacaGAGATGTTTGATATACCACTTGTTGACTGGAAATACACATGGTACATACCAAATGGAAGTGCTAAAAGTAGAATAGATAGAATTTTAACTTCCTTTGAGTGGCTTGAACAATGGCCAGGATGCAAACAGCACATCCTAGATAGACAGGTTTCAGATCATTGTGCCATTGTACTAAGAACATCAAAGGTAGATTGGGGCCCAAAACCCTTTAGATCTTTAGAGGTTTGGAATAGTGAAAAAGGATTTAGTGAGTTCGTGAAAGAGCAATGGAATAATGACATTGTGGGAGGGAATGGCATGGTGgcagtaaaagaaaaatttaaaaggttGAATCAGGACAAAGAATTGGAATAAAGAAGTTTTTggttttataaagacaaaagagAATGACATAATTAGGAAAATAGGAGAGCTGGACAGGTTGGACGATGACAGTAATTTATGAGGTAAGCAAAATTGAACGAATGGAGCTCCTTAGCCAACTTAAGTTGATAATCTTAAACACGAATCGGTTTTGCAACATAAGTCTAGAATCAAATGGTTAGAACAAGGGGGGATTCTAATTCTAAGTATTTCCACTCATTGATCAAATGGAAAAGAATGAAGAATGAGATTAAAGGAGTGGAAATCCAATGGGTATGGAAAGAAGATCCAACAGTTGTTAAAGAAGTTGTTAAAGAATTCTATGAAAACAGATTGTCTGCAACAGATGGATTAAAACTTAGGTTTGACAATATTGTATTCACGGAGTTAACTATGGAGGATAATAACATGTTAACTAGATGTATAGAGGAATTAGAAATTAAGGATGCAGTGTGGTAGTGTGGGAGTTTAAAGAgccatttcataattttaaagaaaCATTGGGACATTATAAACATGGAAGTATTGAATGCAGTAAACTATTTCATAATTAACGGAAATATACCAAGGGGGTTGTAATGCATTGTTCATCACTTTAATGCCTAAATCCCAGAATCCAATAGGACTGGATGAATATAGACCTATATCTTTGGTAGGATGTGTTTATAAGATAATATTCAAAATCCTATCTATAGAGTGAAGAAGGTGTTGCCTAACATAATTGATGCTTCACAGTCTGCATTCATCACTGGAAGAGGACTACTTGATAATGTCCTGGTGGCTAATGAAGTGGTGGAAGAGATAAAACGACGGAAGAGAAGTAGGGTAATAGTAAAGGTGGATTTTGAAAAGGCTTATGATTATGTAAGTTGGGAGTTCCTCTACTACATGATGAGTAGAGTAGGTTTCTATAATAAGTGGATTATGTGGATGAAGGGCTACCTAGAGTCATCTACTATTTCAGTGTTGGAAAATGGAAGCCCAACTCAAGAATTTAAACCTACAAGAAGGCTGAGACAAGGTGACCCCTTAGCACCATTCTTGTTTCTTATAGTGGCAGAAGGTTTAGCTGGATTGGTTAGAAATTCTATAAGGAAACAAGTATACAAAGGATTAAAAGTAGGAAAAAATAATGTTGGGGTTAATTTATTACAGTTTGCTGATGACACACTCTTTGTGTGTGAAGCAAACCTCCAAAACATTATGGCTATAAAGAGTATACTTAGATGCTTTGAAATGGGTTTAGACCTTAAGGTAAACTTTCATAAAAGTAAGATCGGAGACTTAGTTGTAGACAAAAATGTTATACAAAGGTACTCTAAGGTCTTAAATTACAATAGTTTTAATCACCCGTTTCGTTACAAAATCTCAATTGGGTCCTCAAC
Coding sequences:
- the LOC114166984 gene encoding TMV resistance protein N-like, with product MGRTMIQNRLSRKKLLIVVDDVNEFGQLENLCLNREWFGRGTVMIITTRDIHLLNLLKVDYVYKMHLLNEDDSFELFSWHAFREAKPREEWSDLARNTVAYCEGLPLALQFHERYYVTEILNACELDADFGITVLIERGLIKVERNNKLEMHPLLRDMGREFIRELHPKEPGKRSRLWFQEDVQDVLEENSGTEAIEGLSLKLHSSNRDSLEALAFKKMKRLRLPQLDHVQLSGDYGHISKQLRWICWRGFPYKYIPNNFHLENVIAIDFKHSHLQLLSKQHLVFITTKIV